One genomic region from Haloterrigena gelatinilytica encodes:
- a CDS encoding permease — MHAVIHSVTDAPSLVAAQTRLLVSLAVATVDHGPLRPAAVARGPPTGLGLVSPAPNEGSLEFAARLAGLLGAVLLRLLEAAVIAFEMAWDTWWALVLGFTITGAVQEFVSEDRLTDYLGDDGWREVGYGALFGASSSSCSFSAVATTRSLFTKGASAAASLGAFQFASTDLVLELALVVTLLLGWQFAAAEIVGGLVAVAVLAVVYRRFVPQSWIERARAHARALQEIECATCGMAADPTDEETVAAEFDGERRHFCCGGCRNAYDPSTDREPVTAGPELLSGDRWASATANAIREWDMLWRDVVLGFAIAGLLAAFVPTAWWTAVFGVGAEGSVLRLVSNVVLGAVVGVVTFLCSVGNVPFAVVLWQNGVSFGGVLAFIFADLVILPLVRTYRRYYGTRMAAVIAVAFFLAAVVAGLVVELVFGALGLVPPAGATGGTVSGTYTALFNVVAVPIFAVQVYVALEPEQRVRLGNRLAPHIAGIIIRTQQFLERIAYALEDRGLK; from the coding sequence ATGCACGCAGTCATCCACTCGGTTACCGACGCCCCCAGCCTCGTGGCCGCGCAGACGCGACTGCTCGTCTCGCTGGCGGTAGCGACGGTCGACCACGGACCGCTCCGTCCCGCCGCGGTCGCTCGCGGGCCGCCGACCGGTCTCGGACTCGTCTCCCCGGCCCCGAACGAGGGGAGCCTCGAGTTCGCGGCCCGGCTCGCCGGCCTGCTCGGCGCGGTCCTGTTACGGCTCCTCGAGGCCGCGGTCATCGCCTTCGAGATGGCCTGGGACACGTGGTGGGCGCTCGTCCTCGGGTTCACGATCACCGGCGCGGTCCAGGAGTTCGTCTCCGAGGACCGGCTCACCGACTACCTCGGCGACGACGGCTGGCGCGAGGTCGGCTACGGGGCCCTCTTCGGCGCGTCGTCCTCGAGTTGCTCGTTCTCCGCGGTGGCGACGACCCGGTCGCTGTTCACCAAGGGCGCCTCGGCCGCGGCCAGTCTGGGCGCGTTCCAGTTCGCGAGCACGGACCTCGTGCTCGAACTCGCGCTGGTCGTCACGCTCCTGCTGGGCTGGCAGTTCGCCGCGGCGGAGATCGTCGGCGGCCTCGTCGCCGTCGCCGTCCTCGCGGTGGTGTACCGGCGGTTCGTCCCCCAGTCGTGGATCGAACGCGCTCGAGCACACGCGCGGGCGCTACAGGAGATCGAGTGTGCGACCTGCGGGATGGCCGCGGATCCGACCGACGAGGAGACCGTCGCGGCCGAGTTCGACGGCGAGCGGCGACACTTCTGCTGCGGCGGCTGTCGCAACGCCTACGACCCGTCGACCGATCGCGAACCCGTTACGGCGGGCCCGGAGCTGCTCTCGGGCGACCGCTGGGCGTCGGCGACCGCGAACGCGATCCGCGAGTGGGACATGCTCTGGCGGGACGTCGTCCTCGGCTTCGCCATCGCCGGCCTGCTGGCCGCGTTCGTGCCGACCGCGTGGTGGACCGCCGTCTTCGGCGTCGGCGCCGAGGGCAGCGTCCTGCGGCTCGTCTCGAACGTCGTCCTCGGCGCCGTCGTCGGCGTGGTGACGTTCCTCTGTTCGGTCGGCAACGTCCCCTTCGCGGTCGTGCTCTGGCAGAACGGCGTCTCCTTCGGCGGCGTGCTCGCGTTCATCTTCGCGGACCTGGTGATCCTGCCGCTGGTCCGCACCTACCGGCGGTACTACGGCACCCGGATGGCCGCCGTGATCGCCGTCGCGTTCTTCCTCGCGGCGGTCGTCGCCGGCCTCGTCGTCGAACTCGTCTTCGGCGCGCTCGGCCTCGTCCCGCCCGCTGGCGCGACCGGCGGCACGGTGTCGGGGACGTACACGGCGCTGTTCAACGTCGTCGCCGTCCCGATCTTCGCCGTACAGGTGTACGTCGCCCTCGAGCCCGAGCAGCGCGTCCGCCTCGGAAACCGCCTCGCGCCCCACATCGCCGGGATCATTATCCGCACCCAGCAGTTCCTCGAGCGGATCGCCTACGCGCTCGAGGACCGCGGGCTGAAGTGA
- a CDS encoding TIGR00341 family protein: MRLLTVLTDSQSTTDEVRAVIDRHDLEYSLAGHDDDNDWTITVPAPAHAVEPLVDELRSVAGNVTVVVEEPMAIVGSEWDGANERRGEWLSFERISRSELRSKARSQLPSLVIFAAMTAISGVVATTGVLLDSLAVLVGAMVIAPLLGPAMASSVATVLDERRLFVRGVELQLAGIGVAMASALAFAAFARTSSVVTAAVDLEASLGLGSHGLPPSLLVTVAVCSGIAGGLGMATTGITDLIGVMIAAAIMPPIGVVGVGVAWGEPAAVLGSLVVVAVNLIAINVGAIATLWTVGFHPSDRSRIRTTRGAIIRRIVLLLALLLAALRLLEAVSSGL; encoded by the coding sequence ATGCGCCTCTTGACGGTGCTCACCGACTCGCAGTCGACGACCGACGAGGTCAGAGCGGTCATCGATCGCCACGACCTCGAGTACAGCCTCGCCGGTCACGACGACGACAACGACTGGACGATCACCGTTCCCGCACCCGCTCACGCGGTAGAACCGTTGGTGGACGAGCTTCGGTCGGTCGCCGGGAACGTCACCGTCGTCGTCGAGGAGCCGATGGCGATCGTCGGCAGCGAGTGGGACGGCGCGAACGAACGACGCGGCGAGTGGCTCTCCTTCGAGCGAATCTCCCGGAGCGAACTGCGCTCGAAGGCCCGCTCGCAGTTGCCCTCGCTGGTCATCTTCGCCGCGATGACGGCGATCAGCGGCGTCGTCGCCACCACCGGCGTCCTGCTGGATTCGCTGGCGGTGCTGGTCGGCGCGATGGTGATCGCCCCCCTGCTCGGTCCCGCGATGGCCTCGAGCGTCGCGACCGTCCTCGACGAGCGCCGGCTGTTCGTCCGCGGCGTCGAACTCCAGCTCGCCGGTATCGGCGTGGCGATGGCCAGCGCGCTCGCGTTCGCGGCGTTCGCGCGGACGTCGTCGGTGGTCACCGCCGCGGTCGACCTCGAGGCGAGCCTCGGACTGGGCAGTCACGGCCTCCCGCCGTCGCTGCTGGTGACCGTCGCGGTCTGTTCGGGCATCGCCGGCGGGCTCGGGATGGCGACGACCGGCATCACGGACCTCATCGGCGTGATGATCGCGGCCGCGATCATGCCGCCGATCGGCGTGGTCGGCGTCGGCGTCGCGTGGGGCGAACCCGCGGCGGTGCTCGGGTCGCTGGTCGTCGTCGCCGTCAACCTCATCGCGATCAACGTCGGCGCCATCGCGACCCTCTGGACCGTCGGCTTCCACCCCTCCGACCGCTCCCGAATCAGGACGACGCGGGGCGCCATCATTCGACGGATCGTCCTGTTGCTCGCGCTGTTGCTGGCCGCGCTCCGATTGCTCGAGGCCGTCTCCAGCGGCCTCTGA
- a CDS encoding beta propeller repeat protein, whose translation MTARRGYGRRGLLAAVGAAIGAVSLGGCVDTDSEWVPVDVPTDAALYDVVTTADGAYAVGEDGTVLARDGGDWTVRLENGVGDAGDGLRTAAVTSNGRAMWVAGDSGALGLYDVVADRVADFSAPKEKTTSWTAVAAAGLAGDERLTVINSSGELLRGRRDGATVEWFDVIEPGTGSSVTDVDLTPLAYGYVVDTDGGVFESRDGGVSWSRIGLEGAGVDFAAVAATDSGHVSVAGGNGVVYTYNGVDWSRTTLGEQPIAALARDRDTALAVSSAGVLYERGFDGWTELADLQPGNELRSVALGTARSPQLVVGESGTVYERRY comes from the coding sequence GTGACCGCGCGCCGCGGCTACGGTCGGCGCGGCCTCCTCGCGGCCGTCGGCGCCGCGATCGGCGCCGTCTCGCTCGGCGGCTGCGTCGATACCGACAGCGAGTGGGTCCCCGTCGACGTCCCCACCGACGCGGCGCTGTACGACGTCGTGACGACGGCCGACGGCGCCTACGCCGTCGGCGAAGACGGGACCGTCCTCGCCCGCGACGGCGGCGACTGGACCGTCCGCCTCGAGAACGGCGTCGGCGACGCCGGCGACGGGCTGCGGACCGCGGCGGTCACGAGCAACGGCCGGGCGATGTGGGTCGCCGGCGACAGCGGCGCGCTCGGGCTGTACGACGTCGTCGCCGACCGCGTCGCGGACTTCTCCGCGCCGAAGGAGAAGACGACTTCGTGGACGGCGGTCGCCGCCGCGGGACTGGCCGGCGACGAGCGGCTCACGGTCATCAACAGCTCCGGCGAACTCCTCCGGGGCCGGCGCGACGGTGCGACCGTCGAGTGGTTCGACGTGATCGAACCCGGCACCGGCTCGAGCGTCACCGACGTCGACCTCACGCCGCTGGCGTACGGCTACGTCGTCGACACCGACGGCGGCGTCTTCGAGTCGCGAGACGGTGGGGTCTCGTGGAGCCGCATCGGGCTCGAGGGCGCGGGAGTCGACTTCGCGGCGGTCGCGGCGACGGACAGCGGTCACGTCTCGGTCGCCGGCGGCAACGGCGTCGTCTACACCTACAACGGCGTCGACTGGTCGCGAACGACGCTGGGCGAGCAGCCGATCGCAGCGCTGGCTCGAGACCGCGACACCGCGCTGGCGGTCTCGTCGGCGGGAGTGCTCTACGAGCGCGGCTTCGACGGCTGGACCGAGCTCGCCGACCTCCAACCGGGGAACGAACTGCGGTCGGTCGCGCTCGGCACTGCCCGGTCGCCGCAACTGGTCGTCGGCGAGTCCGGAACCGTCTACGAGCGGCGGTACTGA
- the gatB gene encoding Asp-tRNA(Asn)/Glu-tRNA(Gln) amidotransferase subunit GatB, translating into MTAQTVQQGDLVTVIGLEVHVQLETDTKIFCGCATEQTDEPNENVCPVCLGLPGALPVLNEAAVEAAVKIGKAIDADIPEETRFHRKNYYYPDLPKNFQITQYDEPICADGELEVSVEGERRTVAIERAHLEEDPGSLQHVGGGGGIDSAEYTLVDYNRAGTPLMEIVTAPDFRSPAEVRAFLAELEEVLEYLGVFDAERDGSLRIDANLSIIPEEEIDGDDTDEIGMDALEAANRTEVKNISSHKGAEKALAYEETRQKNAIQRGRAVEQETRHWDESRGITVSMRSKEEEKDYRYFEEADLPPLRVSGWKDEIAIPELPSARRERFQAEYGLSEEAASKLTSTKQVADFYEDVAGEFDPDLAATWVADNLLGELNYRDMEITDIAGRLEEVSRLVELVAEDEITAKNARETVLRSMLDDGAAPDEIVEQEGLGKTGEDEVQQAVVEAIDENPDAVDDYESGDDGAINFLVGQVMQKTGGSADPGDVNQLLRAELE; encoded by the coding sequence ATGACTGCCCAGACCGTCCAGCAGGGCGACCTCGTGACCGTCATCGGCCTCGAGGTCCACGTCCAGCTGGAGACCGACACGAAGATCTTCTGTGGCTGTGCGACCGAACAGACCGACGAGCCAAACGAGAACGTCTGCCCGGTCTGTCTCGGCCTGCCGGGCGCGCTGCCCGTCCTGAACGAGGCCGCCGTCGAGGCCGCCGTCAAGATCGGGAAGGCGATCGACGCCGACATCCCCGAGGAGACCCGGTTCCACCGGAAGAACTACTACTACCCCGACCTGCCCAAGAACTTCCAGATCACCCAGTACGACGAGCCGATCTGCGCCGACGGCGAACTCGAGGTCTCCGTCGAGGGCGAGCGTCGGACGGTGGCGATCGAACGGGCCCACCTGGAGGAGGACCCGGGGAGCCTCCAGCACGTCGGCGGCGGTGGCGGCATCGACTCCGCGGAGTACACCCTCGTCGACTACAACCGCGCGGGGACGCCGCTGATGGAGATCGTCACGGCGCCGGACTTCCGCAGCCCCGCGGAGGTGCGCGCGTTCCTTGCCGAACTCGAGGAAGTCCTGGAGTACCTGGGCGTCTTCGACGCGGAACGCGACGGCAGCCTGCGCATCGACGCCAACCTCTCGATCATCCCCGAGGAGGAGATCGACGGCGACGACACCGACGAGATCGGGATGGACGCGCTCGAGGCCGCCAACCGCACCGAGGTCAAGAACATCTCGAGCCACAAGGGCGCGGAGAAGGCCCTGGCCTACGAGGAGACCCGCCAGAAGAACGCCATCCAGCGCGGCCGCGCGGTCGAGCAGGAGACCCGCCACTGGGACGAGTCGCGGGGTATCACGGTCTCGATGCGCTCGAAGGAAGAGGAGAAGGACTACCGGTACTTCGAGGAGGCCGACCTCCCGCCGCTTCGCGTCTCCGGCTGGAAGGACGAGATCGCGATCCCGGAACTCCCCTCGGCCCGCCGCGAGCGGTTCCAGGCGGAGTACGGCCTGAGCGAGGAGGCCGCCTCGAAGCTCACGTCGACCAAGCAGGTCGCGGACTTCTACGAGGACGTCGCCGGCGAGTTCGACCCCGACCTCGCGGCGACGTGGGTCGCGGACAACCTGCTCGGCGAACTCAACTACCGCGACATGGAAATCACGGACATCGCGGGCCGCCTCGAGGAGGTCTCCCGGCTCGTCGAACTCGTCGCCGAGGACGAGATCACGGCGAAGAACGCCCGCGAGACCGTCCTCCGGTCGATGCTCGACGACGGCGCGGCGCCGGACGAGATCGTCGAGCAGGAGGGTCTGGGCAAGACCGGCGAGGACGAGGTCCAACAGGCCGTCGTCGAGGCCATCGACGAGAACCCCGACGCCGTCGACGACTACGAGAGCGGCGACGACGGCGCGATCAACTTCCTCGTCGGCCAGGTCATGCAGAAAACGGGGGGAAGTGCCGACCCCGGCGACGTCAACCAGTTGCTGCGAGCCGAACTCGAGTAA
- a CDS encoding O-methyltransferase: MPDILTDVTSEYLASMEPSADDRVAEMEAHAAEDGIPIASRSVATLQAILARGTDADRALEFGTAIGYSTLHVARTGTDVVTTEVDDERIDAAVDYLERDGIDVTVTDDPATVDAEPTGDGTVFIVEGPALETVPRLDGPFDLVFLDAIKSEYEEYLAESLPLLTAGGMVVADNLLRGGRVAAAAADTETEDIEAEYGSSVAALREFNEVFVDHDALEAVITPQGDGTGVAVKTSDAP, encoded by the coding sequence ATGCCGGACATCCTGACCGACGTGACGAGCGAGTACCTCGCATCGATGGAACCGTCCGCCGACGACCGCGTCGCGGAAATGGAAGCCCACGCGGCCGAGGACGGCATTCCGATCGCCAGCCGCTCGGTCGCGACGCTGCAGGCGATCCTCGCCCGCGGGACCGACGCCGATCGCGCGCTCGAGTTCGGAACCGCCATCGGCTACTCGACGCTGCACGTCGCCCGAACCGGTACCGACGTCGTCACGACCGAGGTCGACGACGAGCGGATCGACGCCGCCGTCGATTACCTCGAGCGCGACGGCATCGACGTCACCGTGACCGACGATCCGGCGACCGTCGACGCCGAACCCACCGGAGACGGGACCGTGTTCATCGTCGAGGGCCCCGCTCTGGAGACGGTGCCTCGGCTCGACGGGCCGTTCGATCTCGTCTTCCTCGACGCCATCAAATCGGAGTACGAGGAGTATCTGGCCGAATCGCTGCCGCTGCTGACGGCGGGCGGGATGGTCGTCGCGGACAACCTCCTCCGCGGCGGTCGGGTCGCTGCGGCTGCGGCGGATACCGAGACCGAGGATATCGAAGCGGAATACGGCTCGTCGGTAGCCGCGCTTCGCGAGTTCAACGAGGTGTTCGTCGATCACGACGCCCTCGAGGCGGTCATCACGCCCCAGGGCGACGGGACCGGCGTCGCCGTCAAAACGTCGGACGCGCCGTGA
- a CDS encoding MBL fold metallo-hydrolase translates to MDRIRLGNEEFEGRNNAYVLADGDDLALVDTGIATPGVREDLRDGLAERGDAFADVDAIVLTHFHVDHAGLAGEIQAESDATVYVHEADAPLVEGDADAAAAVERRRRELLEEWGVPEDVRTELLEFLEAASHIEGEPADVTPIADGDVLEVGGRRLEAVHAPGHAAGLCCFELDGGREAVVGDALLPVYTPNVGGADVRVDRPLKRYLQTLERLAERDYDRVWPGHRDLIEDPTARAREIVDHHRERAGNVVDVLDEHGPADAWTVSEHLFGALEGIHILHGPGEAFAHLDHLRHEGAVTLEDGTYRLVTERVSPREIV, encoded by the coding sequence ATGGATCGAATACGGCTGGGCAACGAGGAGTTCGAGGGCCGAAATAACGCCTACGTGCTCGCGGACGGCGACGACCTCGCGCTCGTCGATACCGGGATCGCGACGCCGGGCGTCCGCGAGGACTTGCGGGACGGACTGGCCGAGCGCGGCGACGCGTTCGCGGACGTCGACGCGATCGTGCTGACCCATTTCCACGTCGATCACGCGGGACTGGCCGGTGAGATTCAGGCCGAAAGCGACGCGACGGTCTACGTCCACGAGGCCGACGCGCCCCTGGTCGAGGGCGACGCCGACGCGGCAGCCGCCGTCGAGCGACGCCGCCGGGAACTGCTCGAGGAGTGGGGCGTCCCCGAAGATGTCCGGACGGAGTTGCTGGAGTTTCTCGAGGCGGCGTCGCACATCGAGGGCGAACCCGCCGACGTCACGCCGATCGCGGACGGAGACGTCCTCGAGGTCGGCGGCCGTCGACTCGAGGCGGTTCACGCGCCGGGCCACGCGGCGGGACTCTGCTGTTTCGAACTGGACGGCGGCCGCGAGGCCGTCGTCGGCGACGCCCTCCTGCCGGTGTACACGCCCAACGTCGGGGGCGCCGACGTCCGCGTCGATCGGCCGCTGAAGCGGTACCTGCAGACGCTCGAGCGATTGGCCGAGCGCGACTACGACCGCGTCTGGCCCGGCCACCGGGATCTGATCGAGGACCCAACCGCCCGCGCCCGCGAGATCGTCGACCACCACCGCGAGCGGGCCGGGAACGTCGTCGACGTGCTGGACGAACACGGCCCGGCCGACGCCTGGACGGTGAGCGAACACCTGTTCGGTGCCCTCGAGGGGATCCACATCCTCCACGGACCCGGCGAGGCCTTCGCCCACCTCGATCACCTCCGTCACGAAGGAGCGGTTACCCTCGAAGACGGAACGTATCGACTGGTTACCGAGCGCGTTTCCCCGCGAGAGATCGTCTGA
- a CDS encoding ABC transporter substrate-binding protein — translation MDNDDNNTLRSDRTGKISVGRRRFIGAAGAGAVATTFAGCIGGGDDDGFTIGHLAPLENTQGIGSERSAELAAEEINEEGGIRDEDVEIVSANTRTDPSTAQDEASRLINQENVDLLVGTFSSEVSLNIMDMIAENDVPYIVTGSASPAIIENSTGSDYEANKNIFRSGPINSYFQAEAMGGYADYLSDHHGWNTFAYLADDAAWTDPFTNNLPGELESRGYDVVYESELSTGIDDFSTVMDDLESENPDAVFRFFAHIIATDMLASWHQRQAGFGIEGIHVASMTPDFYQLSEETATFETTSQSGAAGTTAITDKTLDFVDAYQSFTEGDDDAPDLPMYMGFNTYDAIYLYREAVEEAGTADYESDLDGIVDAMLGLEYTGTAGEISFYGEDDEYPHDVQEERGEGDAITNFPVTQWRPGGGLECVYPEQYRTADHVQPEWMG, via the coding sequence ATGGATAACGACGATAACAATACGCTCAGATCAGATAGAACTGGTAAGATTTCCGTCGGGCGTCGACGGTTCATCGGCGCCGCGGGTGCCGGCGCCGTAGCGACGACGTTTGCAGGCTGTATCGGGGGCGGCGACGACGACGGGTTCACGATCGGTCACCTCGCGCCGCTGGAGAACACGCAGGGGATCGGCTCCGAGCGGAGCGCCGAACTGGCGGCCGAAGAGATCAACGAGGAGGGTGGGATCCGGGACGAGGACGTCGAAATCGTGAGCGCGAATACGCGCACGGATCCGTCGACGGCCCAGGACGAGGCGTCGCGGTTGATCAACCAGGAGAACGTCGATTTACTCGTCGGCACCTTCTCCAGCGAGGTCTCGCTCAACATCATGGATATGATCGCCGAGAACGACGTCCCGTACATCGTCACCGGGTCGGCCTCGCCGGCGATCATCGAGAACTCCACCGGCTCGGACTACGAGGCGAACAAGAACATCTTCCGCTCCGGCCCGATCAACTCGTACTTCCAGGCCGAGGCGATGGGCGGCTACGCCGACTACCTCTCGGACCACCACGGCTGGAACACGTTCGCCTATCTCGCGGACGACGCCGCGTGGACGGACCCGTTCACGAACAACCTGCCCGGCGAGCTGGAATCGCGCGGCTACGACGTCGTCTACGAGTCGGAGCTGTCGACCGGCATCGACGATTTCAGCACGGTGATGGACGACCTCGAGTCCGAAAATCCGGACGCCGTCTTCCGATTCTTCGCCCACATCATCGCGACGGACATGCTCGCGAGTTGGCACCAGCGCCAGGCCGGGTTCGGCATCGAGGGGATCCACGTCGCGTCCATGACACCGGACTTCTACCAGCTCTCGGAGGAGACCGCGACCTTCGAGACGACCTCGCAATCGGGCGCCGCCGGTACGACCGCCATCACGGACAAAACCCTCGACTTCGTCGACGCGTACCAGTCGTTCACCGAGGGCGACGACGACGCGCCCGACCTCCCGATGTACATGGGGTTCAACACCTACGACGCGATCTACCTCTACCGGGAGGCCGTCGAGGAGGCCGGCACGGCCGACTACGAGAGCGACCTTGACGGCATCGTCGACGCGATGCTGGGGCTGGAGTACACGGGGACCGCCGGCGAGATCTCGTTCTACGGCGAGGACGACGAGTACCCCCACGACGTCCAGGAAGAACGCGGCGAGGGCGACGCGATCACGAACTTTCCGGTCACCCAGTGGCGGCCCGGGGGCGGCCTCGAGTGCGTCTACCCCGAACAGTACCGGACGGCAGACCACGTACAACCCGAGTGGATGGGCTAG
- a CDS encoding branched-chain amino acid ABC transporter permease has protein sequence MLDSILSILITGAMISALYALIAIGFTMIFGVGGVLNLAHGALIMAGAYVFVSLSRDVIWESVALPRLLVFPIAVGAIGLASYGLYAGLVRYIEDNPVITFLATVVVATMTTEIALGLFGDQPYAYTVVSGQASIAGTSVSYNDLAGFVLSWIAIGLLWYYITQTDGGRSILAASMSERGAQLTGVDLHSVRTRTWLIAGGLAGLAGIFLGGDQAATPLMWLNPLALAFIIVVIGGIGSIKGSIVAAYLIGYTETLTVSMLGQSFRGILSLVILLVVLFLLPQGLYGREYVHE, from the coding sequence ATGCTCGACTCGATCCTCTCGATACTGATCACCGGCGCGATGATCAGCGCCCTCTACGCGCTCATCGCAATCGGCTTCACCATGATCTTCGGCGTCGGCGGCGTGTTGAACCTCGCCCACGGCGCCCTGATCATGGCCGGCGCGTACGTGTTCGTGTCCCTCAGTCGCGACGTGATCTGGGAGTCGGTCGCGTTACCGCGACTCCTCGTCTTCCCGATCGCGGTCGGCGCTATCGGGCTGGCGTCGTACGGGCTGTACGCCGGACTGGTCCGTTACATCGAGGACAATCCCGTGATCACGTTCCTCGCGACGGTCGTCGTCGCCACCATGACGACCGAGATCGCGCTCGGCCTCTTCGGCGACCAGCCGTACGCCTACACGGTCGTCAGCGGCCAGGCCAGCATCGCGGGCACGTCCGTCTCCTACAACGATCTCGCCGGCTTCGTTCTCTCCTGGATCGCCATCGGGCTGCTGTGGTACTACATCACCCAGACCGACGGCGGCCGCTCCATCCTCGCCGCGTCGATGAGCGAGCGGGGGGCACAGCTCACCGGCGTCGATCTCCACTCCGTCCGGACCCGCACGTGGCTGATCGCCGGCGGGCTCGCGGGCCTCGCGGGGATCTTTCTCGGCGGGGACCAGGCCGCCACGCCGCTGATGTGGCTGAACCCGCTCGCGCTGGCCTTTATCATCGTGGTGATCGGCGGTATCGGCTCGATCAAGGGGTCGATCGTCGCCGCCTACCTGATCGGCTACACCGAGACGCTGACCGTCTCGATGCTGGGCCAGAGCTTCCGCGGGATCCTCTCGCTGGTCATCCTACTGGTCGTACTGTTCCTGTTACCGCAGGGGCTGTACGGGAGGGAATACGTCCATGAGTGA
- a CDS encoding branched-chain amino acid ABC transporter permease, whose amino-acid sequence MSERVRRIGRLRSTVRQTILLPSGRAAARVLSPIDRALQPGANLFNRFLGSYVGEVTGLQLGLLVAALVALATVPTWAPLFVGNYMRTLAVACIWSIFAMGWDIQSGYTGYISFGHSALSAAAGYTTALLAVTLSPVPSFWVTIPVSILAALVLGLLIGLPSLRLSGPYFSLVTFVAVLLFYRLTIGFSETLGGENGFQAVEVFTWDFTERYYLMLVPMLLVAAALTVVARSNVGTVLVAIRENERAVSAAGLDPTKFKLWSFALSSITMGIGGVLLAHFGGNVDPATFVVVDRSIEMIAMAVIGGMSSVLGPIGGAFLFVLLRDEILRLWFGHSTRWVMLWLLVLLVLVFARNGLFRWIWHAVGAVGGDRE is encoded by the coding sequence ATGAGTGAACGCGTCAGGCGGATCGGACGGCTGCGCAGTACGGTTCGGCAAACGATCCTGCTCCCGAGCGGGCGGGCCGCCGCCCGCGTCCTCTCGCCGATCGACCGCGCGCTGCAACCCGGCGCGAACCTCTTCAACCGGTTCCTCGGCTCGTACGTCGGCGAGGTGACGGGGCTCCAGCTGGGGCTGCTCGTCGCGGCGCTCGTCGCGCTCGCGACCGTTCCGACGTGGGCGCCGCTGTTCGTCGGCAACTACATGCGGACGCTCGCGGTCGCCTGCATCTGGTCGATCTTCGCGATGGGCTGGGACATCCAGAGCGGCTACACCGGCTACATCAGCTTCGGCCACTCGGCGCTGTCGGCCGCGGCCGGCTACACGACGGCGCTGTTGGCCGTCACCCTCAGTCCGGTGCCGAGCTTCTGGGTCACCATCCCGGTCTCGATCCTCGCGGCGCTGGTGCTCGGCCTGCTCATCGGCCTGCCCTCGCTGCGCCTGTCGGGGCCGTACTTCTCGCTGGTCACGTTCGTCGCCGTGCTCCTGTTCTACCGGCTGACGATCGGGTTCAGCGAGACCCTCGGCGGCGAAAACGGGTTCCAGGCCGTCGAGGTGTTCACCTGGGACTTCACCGAGCGGTACTACCTCATGCTCGTCCCGATGTTACTCGTCGCGGCCGCGCTCACCGTCGTCGCCAGATCGAACGTCGGGACCGTGCTCGTCGCGATTCGCGAGAACGAACGCGCCGTGTCGGCGGCCGGGCTCGACCCGACGAAGTTCAAGCTCTGGTCGTTCGCGCTCAGTTCGATCACGATGGGGATCGGCGGCGTCCTGCTGGCCCACTTCGGCGGGAACGTCGACCCCGCGACCTTCGTCGTCGTCGACCGGAGCATCGAGATGATCGCGATGGCGGTCATCGGCGGTATGAGCTCCGTCCTCGGCCCGATCGGCGGCGCGTTCCTCTTCGTGCTGTTGCGCGACGAGATCCTGCGGCTGTGGTTCGGCCACTCGACGCGCTGGGTCATGCTCTGGCTGCTGGTCCTGCTCGTCCTCGTGTTCGCCCGCAACGGGCTCTTCCGCTGGATCTGGCACGCCGTCGGCGCGGTCGGAGGTGATCGCGAGTGA
- a CDS encoding ABC transporter ATP-binding protein, whose amino-acid sequence MTDTILEIEDLNVYYGKSHALKGVSLSIDDGEIYGVIGPNGAGKTTMLNAVAGFTEYEGTIRYDGADLARVPPQQIVRDGLIYCTEDRDLFPYFSVHENLLMGAQFRDDRDGVRADLDVVYDLFPRLDERREQEAETMSGGEQQMLAIGRALMSDPDVLMLDEPTLGLAPVIIQDIGDALEQLNREEGLTIFLAEQNSTFALKHAERLSLIETGEIELAGTSAEFHDNEYVREAYVGVH is encoded by the coding sequence ATGACCGACACGATCCTCGAAATCGAAGACCTCAACGTATACTACGGCAAGTCGCACGCACTGAAGGGCGTCTCGCTGTCGATCGACGACGGGGAGATCTACGGCGTGATCGGCCCCAACGGGGCCGGGAAGACGACCATGCTCAACGCCGTCGCCGGCTTCACCGAGTACGAGGGAACGATCCGGTACGACGGCGCGGACCTCGCTCGAGTGCCGCCCCAGCAGATCGTCAGGGACGGGCTCATCTACTGCACCGAGGACCGGGATCTGTTCCCGTACTTCTCGGTCCACGAGAACCTGCTGATGGGCGCCCAGTTCCGCGACGATCGCGACGGGGTTCGGGCCGACCTCGACGTGGTCTACGACCTGTTTCCGCGACTCGACGAGCGACGCGAACAGGAGGCCGAGACGATGAGCGGCGGCGAGCAACAGATGCTCGCCATCGGCCGCGCGCTCATGAGCGATCCCGACGTCCTGATGCTCGACGAGCCGACGCTCGGGCTCGCGCCGGTCATCATCCAGGACATCGGCGACGCGCTCGAGCAACTGAACCGGGAGGAGGGGCTGACGATCTTCCTCGCCGAGCAGAACTCGACGTTCGCGCTGAAACACGCCGAGCGGCTCTCGCTGATCGAAACCGGCGAGATCGAACTCGCCGGAACGTCCGCGGAGTTCCACGACAACGAGTACGTCCGCGAGGCGTACGTCGGCGTTCACTGA